CGAGGGCGCCGAGCAGCGTCAGGATTACCGGCACCACGGCGGCAGAGGCTCCATGCACGGCCCGGTCGGCGGCGATGAGAGCCATGCCGCCGATCGCGAGGGTGATCCCCGCGACCTGCAGGCGCGACATCCGTTCGCCGAGTAGCAGCACGCCGAGGATCACCGTGAACGGCGCCGAGGCCTGCAACACCAAGGACGCGAGCCCTGTCGGCATTCCGTTCGCCATGGCCAGGAATAGGAACGCGAACTGAAGGGTGCCGAAGCCGATCCCGTACAGCAGGAACCATCGCAACGGTACGCGCGGCAGGGGCACGAGCAGGATCACCGGGATCGCCAGCACCGCGAACCGCAGTCCGGCGAAGAAGATCGGCGGGAAATGCTCGAGCCCAGCGTGGATCGCCACGAAGTTCAGGCCCCACAACACTGCAACTGTCAGTCCGAGGAGACGGTGCCGGGTTGTCATGCCGTCGATCCTGCGTATCCAATCGATTTAGCACAATCTAATTAATGTGCACTATTGATGTAGATTTCCTTCATGGATGTGCGCCGCCTGCAGATTCTCCGAGAATTTGCCGATCGCGGCACCGTCGGCGAGGTGGCTGACGCGATGAGGCTCACCCCCTCGGCGGTGTCGCAGCAGTTGAAGGTCTTGGCACGGGAGGCCGGTGTGCCGCTATTGCGGCAAGACGGGCGGGGTATCGCTCTTACCGAGGCAGGCCGCGCGCTGGTATTGCGGGCCGACGAGGTGATTGCCGCCGTCGACCGCGCGGCCGAGGAGATGGTGGCGTATCGGGAGGGGACACAACCGATCGTGCGGATCGCGTCGTTCCCGTCCGGTGGGAGCCTGCTGCTGCCCAGGCTGGTGGCCGCGGTGGCCGGTGAGGTCGATGTGCGTCCGGCAGACGAGGACGTGACGTACAGCGAGGCTCCCGGGTTGTTGACCGAGTACGACATTGTCGTCACTCACCGTGACGAGCGGGCCGCCGTGCTGAGCTCTGCACGGGTGTGGTCGATGACGCTGATGCGTGAGCCCATCGATCTGCTGGTGCACAAGAATCATCCGCTGGCGGGGCGAGGATCGGTGACTCCGTCCGAGTTGGCCGACGAGACCTGGATCAGTGTCCCGGAGGGATTTCCGGTGGACGATGTGCTGGTCTCACTCGGAGTGTCGGCGGGTATTCGACCCCGAGTCCGGTTCCGTTTCAAGGATTTCCAGATCGTCGAGGATATGGTGGCGCACGGCCATGGCATCGCGCTGATGCCGCGATACGTGAGCCGGAGTCCGCGGGTGGCACGGCTGGTCATCCGTGAGGTCCGGGCAGGACGGCTCTACGAGGTGCTGGTCCGTCCCGGTGCCCAGCACCGTCCGGCGATTGCCGCAGCGATCCGCGGCCTGCAGGAGGCGGCGGCGGTACTGCAGTCGGGATAGTCGCTGTGGTGTGTGCTCGGCCGGTTGGGTCTCCCATCCATCGGCGAGATCTTTGTGAAAACCGACGCAACAGACACCCGTCCAGAGGGCCGTTGGCATCGAATTACTCCCAAAGCGCAAGAACGTCGGCTCGATCGGTGTAGTTTGCGCACGTTGTCGGTGAGGAGTGTCAATGGCGACCGATAGGTTTGCTCCCGAGGAAGTGGCGCTGCGCCCACGAAATGTCCATTTTGACTGGGGAGCCTCGCCGCTGCACTGGATTCCTGGCGATCCGTACGCATCGCATGTCGTGACGGCGCTCAATTTGTTCCTGCCGGTGGCTGAGCGCTGGTTCAGCGCGTTGTTATCCGATGCGCTGGAATACGTGCGAGACGAGCGCCTGCGCGAGGAGATTGTCGGCTTTATCGGACAGGAAGCAGTGCATGCGAAGACGCATGATGAAGTCTTGGTCGACTATGTGCGCCGGCATGGGATCGATCCGGTGCCGTTCACGCGTCAGCTGGAGTGGGTCGTGGCCCAATACGGCCATCGTTCCGCGCGGGCGAATAAGACGAACCGGCGTAAGGCGCTGGCCTCCGGAACCCACGCGCTATGTGCCGCAGAGCATTACACCGGTGTGCTGGGTCATTGGGCACTGAACAACTCATGGGGCGAAATGAACGCCGACCCGATGTTGTGCGACCTGTACCGGTGGCATGGAGCCGAAGAAGTGGAACACCGGCACGTCTCGTACAACGTGGCGAAGTATTTCGGCATGGACTATCTCGCCCAAGTCGTGTCGGGGGTCATGGTTAGCGTTGTCTTCTTCGTAATGCTGCTGCGCGGCACCAGGTTTCTTGTCCACGAAGATCCGGCGTTGCCAAATATCGGCTACATCCGGCTTTTGTGGAAGCTGCGCGCTTCCGGGCGGCGGGGTGCGGTGCCCGCTGCCGGATACATAGCTCGCAGCGGACTCCGGCTGCTCAAACGCGACTACAGCCCAGTGGATGAGGGCAGCACTGCGCAGGCGGTCGCCTATCTGGCCACGTCCCCGGCGGCACGCCTTCTCCATGACTAAGGGCCGATTATCGCGGCTCGCAAGAGGTTTACTCAAGCCGTACACGGGCGAGCCGCCCCCTGGGCTCTACCGGGACACCCGCCCTGACGCCTTGATCCGTTTAGCGGGTGCGGCAGTTCCGCACTTTGTGTCGTTGGTGATGCGTCTTGGCGGCGATCGTGAACTGCCCGAGCTTCCGTGCGTCACAAACCGACGAACGGTACGAGTGGTGGATCGTAGGGTGCTTGCCGGTGATTCGGA
This genomic window from Mycobacteroides chelonae contains:
- a CDS encoding metal-dependent hydrolase codes for the protein MATDRFAPEEVALRPRNVHFDWGASPLHWIPGDPYASHVVTALNLFLPVAERWFSALLSDALEYVRDERLREEIVGFIGQEAVHAKTHDEVLVDYVRRHGIDPVPFTRQLEWVVAQYGHRSARANKTNRRKALASGTHALCAAEHYTGVLGHWALNNSWGEMNADPMLCDLYRWHGAEEVEHRHVSYNVAKYFGMDYLAQVVSGVMVSVVFFVMLLRGTRFLVHEDPALPNIGYIRLLWKLRASGRRGAVPAAGYIARSGLRLLKRDYSPVDEGSTAQAVAYLATSPAARLLHD
- a CDS encoding LysR family transcriptional regulator, which gives rise to MDVRRLQILREFADRGTVGEVADAMRLTPSAVSQQLKVLAREAGVPLLRQDGRGIALTEAGRALVLRADEVIAAVDRAAEEMVAYREGTQPIVRIASFPSGGSLLLPRLVAAVAGEVDVRPADEDVTYSEAPGLLTEYDIVVTHRDERAAVLSSARVWSMTLMREPIDLLVHKNHPLAGRGSVTPSELADETWISVPEGFPVDDVLVSLGVSAGIRPRVRFRFKDFQIVEDMVAHGHGIALMPRYVSRSPRVARLVIREVRAGRLYEVLVRPGAQHRPAIAAAIRGLQEAAAVLQSG